One Paramisgurnus dabryanus chromosome 8, PD_genome_1.1, whole genome shotgun sequence DNA window includes the following coding sequences:
- the LOC135770437 gene encoding galectin-5-like: MIPVPYRSIINGGLKPGKSFTVRGVVNTNPHRIFFNLRHIFGIAFHYNPRFDQNKVVCNTWDGHWGPEEYPAGMPFKAGQPFEIYIFCTDHSFNVFVNGVHVCSFKHRFWSLNEIDVFEVAGDVQINHVDA, encoded by the exons ATGATT CCAGTCCCTTACAGAAGCATTATCAACGGTGGACTGAAACCTGGAAAAAGCTTTACTGTCCGAGGAGTGGTCAACACCAACCCTCACAG GATATTTTTTAACCTGCGCCACATTTTCGGGATTGCATTTCACTACAATCCACGTTTTGATCAGAATAAGGTAGTGTGCAATACTTGGGATGGTCATTGGGGTCCAGAGGAATATCCTGCAGGGATGCCATTTAAAGCAGGTCAACCCTTTGAG ATCTACATTTTTTGTACTGATCATTCCTTCAACGTGTTTGTGAATGGTGTGCACGTATGCTCTTTCAAGCATCGCTTTTGGTCATTGAATGAAATTGATGTTTTTGAAGTTGCTGGAGATGTGCAGATAAATCATGTGGATGCTTAG
- the LOC135731329 gene encoding E3 SUMO-protein ligase ZBED1-like, protein MVIKDSQPFSVVDDVGFRELVHVLDPSYVLPTRKALKSMVDSRYEEAKEKAKEKLDNVVAVSLTSDMWTSINMEAYLAVTCHFIDANDQLGTILLGVQHFPNTHTAENLAISHTMVMEEWGIKDKVRCLVTDAAANMIACVRALNIRHAICIAHALNLIVRKSFDDVPDLNQLRTKCRKLVTYFRTSTTGKERLAQVQVQMGRPTLKTIIEVDTRWNSTYSMLERMYDLREPVGAALASLRTDVSPPSSLEYDTIKDALEILAPFHQATVELSAEKIVSASKVIPLLKMLNHTILTKSEGLTSNMARQLADNLVRRVREHALQMESISVMTMPTLLDPRLKKLGFLSPGKLQDAITRLKSECVNVIRNSDTPPPAQLPASQAGQSTTCGDLWHLLDTTVDNSRRSSSVTADATIEVDRYLSETNLARTEDPLGYWNKQKLQYPNLYKLALTFLCCPASSVPCERVFSKAGEVVSKKRNRLNPNTVKKLLFLNKNQ, encoded by the exons ATGGTCATCAAAGACTCCCAACCCTTTTCTGTTGTGGATGACGTGGGGTTTAGAGAGCTTGTGCATGTGCTGGATCCATCCTATGTTCTTCCAACAAGAAAG GCTTTGAAGTCCATGGTTGATAGCAGGTATGAGGAGGCTAAGGAGAAGGCCAAAGAGAAGTTGGACAATGTTGTTGCTGTTAGCCTTACGTCCGACATGTGGACATCGATAAACATGGAGGCTTACCTGGCTGTGACATGTCATTTCATAGATGCCAATGACCAGCTTGGGACAATCTTGCTTGGGGTGCAACATTTCCCAAACACCCATACAGCAGAGAACTTGGCTATTTCTCATACTATGGTCATGGAGGAGTGGGGCATAAAGGACAAGGTGAGGTGCCTTGTCACGGATGCTGCTGCCAATATGATTGCCTGTGTCAGGGCATTAAATATTAGGCATGCCATATGCATTGCACATGCATTAAATTTAATTGTCAGAAAGTCTTTCGACGATGTACCAGACTTAAATCAGCTTCGCACCAAATGTAGGAAGCTTGTTACCTACTTCAGGACCAGCACAACAGGCAAAGAAAGACTGGCCCAAGTGCAGGTGCAGATGGGGAGACCAACTCTAAAAACGATTATTGAGGTGGACACCCGTTGGAACAGCACATACAGCATGCTGGAAAGGATGTACGACCTGAGAGAGCCAGTGGGGGCAGCTTTGGCCTCTTTAAGGACAGATGTAAGCCCTCCTTCTTCATTGGAATATGACACCATAAAAGATGCTCTTGAAATACTGGCCCCATTCCACCAGGCCACAGTAGAGCTTTCTGCAGAGAAAATAGTGTCAGCATCAAAGGTTATTCCCCTACTGAAGATGCTAAACCACACCATTTTAACAAAATCAGAGGGCTTAACATCAAATATGGCAAGGCAGCTGGCTGACAACCTTGTCCGTCGCGTCAGAGAGCATGCATTGCAAATGGAATCAATAAGTGTGATGACAATGCCTACATTGCTGGACCCTAGGTTAAAAAAACTAGGCTTCCTAAGTCCAGGGAAGCTACAAGATGCCATCACAAGACTAAAGTCAGAATGTGTGAATGTGATTAGAAATTCTGATACCCCACCCCCAGCTCAGCTGCCTGCCTCACAAGCTGGGCAATCTACAACCTGTG GTGACCTTTGGCATCTGCTGGACACCACAGTGGATAACAGCAGACGGAGCTCCAGTGTGACCGCAGATGCAACAATTGAAGTCGATCGTTATTTGTCAGAGACAAATCTGGCAAGGACAGAGGATCCATTGGGATATTGGAACAAACAGAAGCTCCAATATCCCAATTTATATAAGCTGGCACTGACCTTCCTGTGTTGTCCAGCATCATCGGTGCCCTGTGAAAGGGTGTTTTCTAAAGCTGGAGAGGTGGTTTCTAAAAAGAGAAACCGCCTCAATCCAAATACTgtgaaaaaacttttgtttttaaataaaaaccagTAA